The sequence CAACGCCACCACCATCATTTCCACCATCGGCAACTCGCCCCACCCGCACGTGCTCAAGCTGGGGCGCGAGCTGAATCTGGACGTCGACCACGGACGCCTGAAGGCCGACCGCACCGCGCGCGTGCCTCAAGTCGATTGGCTCTGGGCGGCGGGGGACTGCGCGGCCATCCCGCTGAAAAATGGAGAAATGAGCCCGCCGACGGCCCAGTTTGCCCAACGCCAGGGCACGCTGGTGGCCAAAAACATTGTCGCGCTGCAGGAAAAGCGCGAGCCGAAGACCTTCGACTTTGCCGGCCTCGGCGAGCTGGCGGCTATCGGCCACCGTAGCGCCGTGGGTGACGTCATGGGCATCAAGATCTCCGGCTTCATCGCCTGGTGGATTTGGCGGACGGTCTACCTGAGCAAGCTGCCCGGCTTCCAGAAAAAGCTGCGCGTGATGATCGACTGGTCGTTCGACCTCTTCTTCCCGCGCGACATCAACATGCTCAGCCCGCAGTATTCCAAGCTGCTCAAGACCATCCACCTCGAGCCGGGCGACGTGCTCTTTTACAAGGACGAGCCCGCCTTCTCCCTCTACTTCGTCCAGCGTGGCGAGATGGAGCTGAAGGAGGGCGACCACGTGATCAAGACCGTGCCCGAGGGCGACTATTTTGGCGAAGCGGCCCTGCTCAGCAACCGCATCTGGCGGTATACGGCCACGGCCAAGACGGCGACCAACCTAGTGGCGCTCGGGGCCAAGGAATTTTACGCCATCACCGCCGGCAGCGACGCCCTGCGCCGCATGTTCCAACGCTCGGCCCAAGCCTACCTGCGGCACGACGAAGTGGAGGCCCTGCGCAGCCGCCTCGGCCAGGAAACGCTCCGCAAGCAGGCCCGCGAGGTGATGAATACCAAGATCGACGGTCTCAAACCCGCCATGACCTTGCGGCAAACGATGGAATTCCTCCGCGACCACCGCCACGGCTCTTATCCGGTGCTGGAGGAGGGCGGCAAGCTGGTCGGTGTGCTCAAGCGCGACGACGTGTTCGACTACCTCAAGGCCGGTGGCAGCCCCGACGCCTTTATCACCGAGCTATCGTTCAGTCAGCTCCCCACCGCCTCGGCCGAGACCCCCGTCTCCGACCTCGTGGAAATCCTCCTGCGCTCCGGCCGCAACAAGCTGATCATTGTAGACGAAGAGCGCCGCCTCCAAGGCATCGTCACCCTGCTCGACCTAGTCGCCGGCGTCGCCGTCCACCAGAACGCAGCGGAGATGAGTTGAGGGAGGGGCGGGGTTTCAGTTAATGGTGAGGTGTTACTTGGGAAGCGGGTAAAGTGTCAGGTCATTTATTCGATGCTTAGTCCAAATACTTCGCTGGTATGAAGGCTGGAGAAAAAGTAAAAACTCAAAAGATCATACAAAAAGTTGAGCAGGGCTCGTTTGATGAAAACGATGTCGACAATATTCTGATGAAGTTGAGGGATTATGCGCAAAGAAGGCGGGATTCTGTATTTGTCGAAATAGCGGATTTTGTGGCGCATTCAAAGACGAGGAATAGAGGAATTTCAGTCGACGTGATGAAGACGATGTATCTGAACGTCAAATTCTTATCTGAATATAAGTTTAAAGGTAGGTTGTTGGATATGTCATCACCTTTTCCGCGCTGGATATTCGATTTTATGAAACTCCAGTTAGATAGGCCGTTTGCCATTGATTTGGAGGGAGAGTTCGGTGTAAAGCTTTCTAAGTTAAGAACAGACTTATGCCAAGCGTTTACGATCAATGGCGATGATGCCAAACTCAAGTCGGGTAGAATCCCAAGTCATGTGTATCCTGCGGTTACCAGGTTGTTGAGTTTTATTGATGGTCGTGCCGCTTACTCGCAAGATGCGCTAAAGACCGAGTTTATGCGAATTTTGCGTGAATGCAACATGCAACTAAATGGTGATCTTTTCGAGGAGCAATTCGATAGGATTACACTTTGCGTTTTATTGCTGATACATAATGCAAATGTTGAGTATGGTGGATATAGGCATGGAATCTGTAAAATGTATGCGAAACCCCAAAGCATTTGGGGTTATGTCGACCCCAGGGGAAGCGTCGTTTATGAAGGAGATTTTGGGTGTCTCGGAATCTCAGCGGAGACTGCCGTCAACTTTGGAGGGCAAGATAGAGTCTTCATACACGGGCTGATGGAGTCCAATCTCGACCCGAAAGACTACTGTGATCCATCCCTTTTTCTACAAGAGGTATACAAATCTGAAGATCATCAAGTTAAACTAAATCTGAAGTTAGATTTATCTCATGAGTTGATGATAAATGCAGATTTTCGCCTCGTTCCTATTGGAAGCTAATGGCCACCAGCTGCTAGTTAGTTTGAGTTCGAGATTCAAAAAAAACAGGCCGCATGTGCTGCGGCCTGTGGAGGTGAATCGTATAACGTCCTGTGCGTGCTAGCCTAGCTGCGCTTGCGGCGGTAGGAGGCGAGGCCGAGGGCGGCGAGGCCGCCGAGGAGGGCGTAGGTGGTGGGCTCGGGTACCACCGTGAGGCTGCCCAGGCCGTTGGCGTCGAAGACGAGGTATTGGTCGTCGAGCGGGTCGCTGGGGTCGCCGATGCCGATGTAGAACAGGCCCATCAGGCCGGATTCGTCGAATTGGTCGCCGATGAGGCTGATCGAGCCGGAGCCCATGCCGAGGGCGGTAAACTGCAGGGTGCCGAGGTTGATCGTGACGGTGGTGGCGCCGCCGTCGAGGTCGGCCAGGCCGACGACTTCATCGGCTTCGAGCGAGCCCGGGAACACTTCGTAGGGGCTGGCGTAGGTGAAGCCGTCGAAGCTGAACAGGGGGGAGGAGGCGACGCGGAAGCCGAACGAGGTCAGCTCTGCGTCGTAGCCCAGCTCGGCCTGCGCGTCGTAGATCGCGAAGACGTCGACCGTGAAGGTGTCGCCGACATCGACGGTCGTGCTGAGGGGCTGGAGGACGATGGCCGGGTCGACGGCGGTCACGGTGGCGGCCGTGCTGCCGAGGAGGGCGAGGGTGGTGATAAGCTTATACATGGAGTGAGTGATCGGAGAGGGTTAGGGTTGGCTTTGGAAGGCGGCGTAGTAGCCGCGCCAGAGGGCGTAGTC comes from Verrucomicrobiota bacterium JB022 and encodes:
- a CDS encoding FAD-dependent oxidoreductase encodes the protein MAGEKNVEKFDVLVLGAGFAGVNCAKELGKYARKHPDFKVALVAAENYMVFQPMLPEVASASISPRHVISPVRQLCPHVTVFKGTVRDVDEKGKVVHVNAGDFTPDVHLQFDQLVIALGATIDLSRVPGMSEHSLLMQNVGDAMKLRTHIISRFEEANLVTDPATKRRLLRFVVVGGGYSGVETAGEIEDMMRSMVRYYEYITPEDYEVVLVHSRDHLLPTLTSKLGDYCQRALEKRGLRIILNQRVKAVTSKTVILDNGEVINATTIISTIGNSPHPHVLKLGRELNLDVDHGRLKADRTARVPQVDWLWAAGDCAAIPLKNGEMSPPTAQFAQRQGTLVAKNIVALQEKREPKTFDFAGLGELAAIGHRSAVGDVMGIKISGFIAWWIWRTVYLSKLPGFQKKLRVMIDWSFDLFFPRDINMLSPQYSKLLKTIHLEPGDVLFYKDEPAFSLYFVQRGEMELKEGDHVIKTVPEGDYFGEAALLSNRIWRYTATAKTATNLVALGAKEFYAITAGSDALRRMFQRSAQAYLRHDEVEALRSRLGQETLRKQAREVMNTKIDGLKPAMTLRQTMEFLRDHRHGSYPVLEEGGKLVGVLKRDDVFDYLKAGGSPDAFITELSFSQLPTASAETPVSDLVEILLRSGRNKLIIVDEERRLQGIVTLLDLVAGVAVHQNAAEMS
- a CDS encoding PEP-CTERM sorting domain-containing protein (PEP-CTERM proteins occur, often in large numbers, in the proteomes of bacteria that also encode an exosortase, a predicted intramembrane cysteine proteinase. The presence of a PEP-CTERM domain at a protein's C-terminus predicts cleavage within the sorting domain, followed by covalent anchoring to some some component of the (usually Gram-negative) cell surface. Many PEP-CTERM proteins exhibit an unusual sequence composition that includes large numbers of potential glycosylation sites. Expression of one such protein has been shown restore the ability of a bacterium to form floc, a type of biofilm.), producing MYKLITTLALLGSTAATVTAVDPAIVLQPLSTTVDVGDTFTVDVFAIYDAQAELGYDAELTSFGFRVASSPLFSFDGFTYASPYEVFPGSLEADEVVGLADLDGGATTVTINLGTLQFTALGMGSGSISLIGDQFDESGLMGLFYIGIGDPSDPLDDQYLVFDANGLGSLTVVPEPTTYALLGGLAALGLASYRRKRS